A genomic segment from Microcella flavibacter encodes:
- a CDS encoding DUF4097 family beta strand repeat-containing protein: MAQETWIVAEPTVIELERIASLKVSLIAGQIDIVAHDEPGARVEVHSVSGRDLKIAVEGDRLVIDHPQMRWENFIETFRLFRGKARAEVSVLVPRSVALSFGVVSASALISGLHADATVSTVSGDVVIDGMVGALQLNTVSGEMDVRGHRGEVRAHTVSGDITVSGDVARFDGDGVSGDVFLDLVGAPDRIETKTVSGDVTVRLDAGVPAQYLISTLTGRLQLDDARITGVRGSYNGRYGALAGSFTEVRSSSVSGDVSVVHAERGAGADAGGAAPAGSEASA, from the coding sequence ATGGCGCAGGAGACCTGGATCGTCGCGGAGCCGACGGTCATCGAGCTCGAGCGGATCGCCTCGCTCAAGGTCAGCCTCATCGCGGGGCAGATCGACATCGTCGCCCACGACGAGCCCGGCGCGCGCGTGGAGGTGCACTCCGTCAGCGGCCGCGACCTCAAGATCGCCGTCGAGGGCGACCGGCTCGTCATCGACCACCCGCAGATGCGGTGGGAGAACTTCATCGAGACGTTCCGGCTGTTCCGCGGCAAGGCGCGGGCCGAGGTCAGCGTGCTCGTGCCGCGCTCGGTCGCCCTCAGCTTCGGCGTCGTCAGCGCGAGCGCCCTCATCAGCGGGCTGCACGCCGACGCGACCGTCAGCACGGTCAGCGGCGACGTCGTCATCGACGGCATGGTGGGCGCGCTGCAGCTCAACACCGTCAGCGGCGAGATGGACGTGCGCGGCCACCGCGGCGAGGTGCGCGCCCACACCGTGAGCGGCGACATCACGGTCAGCGGCGACGTGGCGCGCTTCGACGGCGACGGCGTCTCGGGCGACGTGTTCCTCGACCTCGTCGGCGCCCCCGACCGCATCGAGACGAAGACCGTCAGCGGCGACGTCACCGTGCGGCTCGACGCCGGCGTGCCCGCGCAGTACCTCATCTCGACGCTCACCGGCCGCCTGCAGCTCGACGACGCCCGCATCACGGGCGTGCGCGGCTCGTACAACGGCCGCTACGGCGCGCTCGCGGGCAGCTTCACCGAGGTGCGCTCGAGCAGCGTCTCGGGCGACGTCTCGGTCGTGCACGCCGAGCGCGGTGCCGGAGCCGATGCGGGCGGCGCGGCCCCGGCCGGATCCGAGGCCTCGGCATGA
- a CDS encoding alpha/beta hydrolase, which translates to MPRSTPARRSVARAALAATAVVVLSGGMLAACSPSAEDRRDQTIAAASSESATFTLSAPADVLVSEDVPTAMVPGAGMPVDVCRAEGATEPRPAVLAVHGGSWARGDKAHPHWRTICSWLAGEGFVGVSVNYRLAPEHPFPAGADDVAAAVAWAQSDAAEAYGIDPERTALLGGSAGGNLSALVALEAAAGEGRAGADPLDAVITLSSPFDLTVGSATSPTFEQSMLDYLDCAARDCERAAAASPQMLVGEDAPPFLVVHGMREQLIPVQQATAFIGALAAAGTPATRELIDSEAHSIGLLDDALAGRLSDWLRGMLVPAPAVEALDDSPLAAPLPAGAGSAAGALD; encoded by the coding sequence GTGCCCCGTTCCACCCCTGCCCGCCGCTCCGTCGCCCGCGCCGCCCTCGCCGCGACGGCCGTCGTCGTGCTGAGCGGCGGGATGCTCGCCGCCTGCTCCCCCTCGGCCGAGGATCGACGCGACCAGACCATCGCCGCGGCCTCCTCCGAGAGCGCCACCTTCACCCTCTCGGCTCCTGCCGACGTGCTCGTGTCGGAGGACGTGCCCACCGCGATGGTGCCCGGCGCCGGCATGCCCGTCGACGTCTGCCGCGCGGAGGGCGCCACCGAGCCGCGCCCCGCCGTGCTGGCGGTGCACGGCGGCAGCTGGGCGCGCGGCGACAAGGCGCACCCGCACTGGCGCACGATCTGCTCGTGGCTCGCCGGCGAGGGCTTCGTGGGGGTCTCGGTCAACTACCGGCTCGCGCCCGAGCACCCCTTCCCCGCCGGGGCCGACGACGTCGCCGCCGCCGTGGCCTGGGCGCAGAGCGACGCCGCCGAGGCCTACGGCATCGACCCCGAGCGCACCGCGCTGCTCGGCGGCAGCGCCGGCGGCAACCTCTCGGCGCTCGTCGCCCTCGAGGCCGCGGCGGGCGAGGGGCGCGCCGGCGCGGACCCGCTCGACGCCGTGATCACGCTGTCCTCCCCGTTCGACCTCACGGTGGGCTCGGCCACCAGCCCGACCTTCGAGCAGTCGATGCTCGACTACCTCGACTGCGCCGCGCGCGACTGCGAGCGGGCCGCCGCCGCCTCGCCGCAGATGCTCGTGGGCGAGGACGCCCCGCCGTTCCTCGTGGTGCACGGCATGCGCGAGCAGCTCATCCCCGTGCAGCAGGCGACGGCGTTCATCGGCGCCCTCGCCGCGGCCGGAACCCCCGCGACCCGCGAGCTCATCGACTCGGAGGCGCACTCCATCGGCCTGCTCGACGACGCCCTCGCCGGTCGCCTCTCCGACTGGCTGCGCGGGATGCTCGTGCCGGCCCCCGCGGTGGAGGCGCTCGACGACTCCCCGCTCGCGGCGCCGCTGCCGGCCGGCGCCGGTTCCGCCGCCGGCGCCCTCGACTGA
- a CDS encoding fluoride efflux transporter FluC codes for MTAARTPARAGAGGASAFGPVVLLAVIAGGMLGSTLRLALDTALPNMPTGLAASTLLVNVVGSLALGVVAGALPVRAPRWLRAGLTAGLLGSFTTFSALAVSVVVLADAGLALAAAASLALNLVLGIGAAAGGIVLGRVFTAPRPDPADPGSIDPASTDPPEAES; via the coding sequence GTGACCGCCGCCCGAACCCCCGCTCGCGCGGGGGCGGGCGGCGCATCCGCGTTCGGGCCGGTCGTGCTGCTGGCCGTCATCGCGGGCGGGATGCTCGGCTCGACCCTGCGCCTCGCCCTCGACACCGCCCTGCCGAACATGCCCACGGGCCTCGCGGCGAGCACCCTGCTGGTGAACGTCGTCGGCAGCCTCGCGCTCGGAGTCGTCGCGGGCGCGCTGCCCGTGCGGGCCCCCCGCTGGCTGCGCGCCGGCCTGACGGCCGGACTGCTCGGCTCGTTCACGACCTTCTCGGCGCTCGCCGTCTCGGTGGTCGTGCTCGCCGACGCGGGCCTGGCGCTCGCGGCGGCCGCCAGTCTCGCGCTCAACCTCGTGCTCGGGATCGGAGCGGCCGCGGGCGGCATCGTGCTGGGGCGGGTCTTCACCGCTCCCCGGCCGGACCCCGCCGACCCGGGTTCGATCGACCCCGCGTCGACCGACCCCCCGGAGGCCGAGTCGTGA
- a CDS encoding fluoride efflux transporter FluC, translating into MTPLLVLAVALAGGLAALVRYAVNHLAGERGGLPWGIVAVNVAGSFIAGLAVAVVADAELRVILLAGLCGGLTTFSTLAVDSASLASAPRGRRARGILRAIANVAVTVVLGVGAAAAGFVLGGG; encoded by the coding sequence GTGACCCCGCTGCTCGTGCTCGCCGTCGCCCTCGCCGGCGGCCTCGCCGCGCTCGTCCGCTACGCCGTCAACCACCTCGCCGGCGAGCGCGGCGGCCTGCCCTGGGGCATCGTCGCGGTCAACGTCGCCGGGTCGTTCATCGCCGGGCTGGCCGTGGCGGTCGTCGCCGACGCCGAGCTGCGGGTGATCCTGCTCGCCGGCCTCTGCGGCGGGCTCACGACCTTCTCGACCCTCGCCGTCGACTCGGCCTCGCTCGCCTCGGCGCCGCGCGGGCGACGCGCGCGGGGCATCCTGCGCGCGATCGCCAACGTGGCCGTGACCGTCGTACTCGGCGTGGGGGCCGCCGCCGCGGGGTTCGTGCTCGGCGGCGGTTGA
- the yczE gene encoding membrane protein YczE, producing the protein MSSPEPRAPRVLVRRWGQLMLGLLLYGIAISLMIRADIGLDPWTVFAQGIARQSGWSIGLVTIVVGAIVLLLWIPLKQRPGIGTVLNVLLVGLALDLGLALVRTPEELWARILLFAGGLALLALATGLYLGARFGPGPRDGLMTGANARFGWAIWKVRTGVELTVLAIGWMLGGTVGVGTVAFALLIGPMVHWTLPRLRVPLAGDPPRPARRRPSTDPLRAA; encoded by the coding sequence ATGTCCTCCCCCGAGCCCCGCGCCCCGCGCGTCCTCGTGCGCCGCTGGGGCCAGCTCATGCTCGGCCTGCTGCTCTACGGCATCGCGATCTCGCTCATGATCCGCGCCGACATCGGCCTCGACCCGTGGACGGTCTTCGCCCAGGGCATCGCCCGGCAGTCCGGCTGGAGCATCGGCCTCGTGACGATCGTCGTCGGCGCCATCGTGCTGCTGCTGTGGATCCCGCTGAAGCAGCGGCCGGGCATCGGCACCGTGCTCAACGTGCTGCTCGTCGGCCTCGCCCTCGACCTCGGCCTGGCTCTCGTGCGCACGCCCGAGGAGCTGTGGGCGCGCATCCTGCTGTTCGCCGGCGGCCTCGCCCTGCTCGCCCTCGCGACCGGCCTCTACCTCGGCGCGCGCTTCGGCCCCGGCCCCCGCGACGGCCTCATGACCGGCGCGAACGCCCGCTTCGGCTGGGCCATCTGGAAGGTGCGCACGGGCGTCGAGCTGACGGTGCTGGCCATCGGGTGGATGCTCGGCGGCACGGTCGGCGTCGGCACCGTGGCCTTCGCGCTGCTCATCGGGCCGATGGTGCACTGGACGCTGCCCCGCCTGCGGGTGCCGCTCGCCGGAGATCCGCCGCGCCCGGCGCGACGCCGCCCCTCGACCGACCCCTTGCGCGCAGCCTGA
- the yczR gene encoding MocR-like transcription factor YczR, protein MSALTSRGLAILLGDWRADATAPVPRPLYEVLADRIRLLVLDGRVALGIRLPAERALAAHEGLSRTTVAGAYARLRDLGYLRSVRGSGSVVQLPPGDAPPMIGAPGTGLLDFSSASLPAVPLITEAAREAAELLPRHLEAPGFDLLGLPELRAAIAERCTRAGVPTEPDEIMVTLGAQHALALVARTLLARGDRVLVESPTYPHAIEALRGAGGRLVTVPVTTGEGWDDEALARVFARSSPALAYLMPDFHNPTTRVMPDAQRARVAALAEAHGTVLVVDETMADLGFEGPTATPMAAFGPGIVTLGSVGKSIWGGIRLGWIRADRALITRLAVARSAGDLGSPTLEQLVLLRLLDRYDRVLDARRAQLVAGHALMARELARRFPSWSVPEVGGGLTFWVGIGAPVASRLALAARAEGVLIGAGPRFGIDGAFERFVRIPFCRPEEESLRALDALQRAWAGLGEQPAPAASAGELLETVV, encoded by the coding sequence ATGAGCGCCCTCACCTCCCGCGGATTGGCCATCCTGCTCGGCGACTGGCGCGCCGACGCGACTGCGCCCGTGCCGCGCCCGCTGTACGAGGTGCTCGCCGATCGCATCCGCCTGCTCGTGCTCGATGGCCGCGTCGCGCTCGGCATCCGCCTGCCGGCCGAGCGCGCGCTCGCCGCGCACGAGGGGCTCAGCCGCACGACCGTCGCGGGCGCCTACGCCCGGCTGCGCGATCTCGGCTACCTGCGCAGCGTGCGCGGCTCGGGCTCGGTCGTGCAGCTGCCGCCCGGCGATGCGCCGCCCATGATCGGCGCCCCCGGAACGGGCCTGCTCGACTTCTCCTCCGCCAGCCTGCCCGCCGTGCCGCTCATCACCGAGGCCGCGCGCGAGGCCGCCGAGTTGCTGCCGCGCCACCTCGAGGCCCCCGGCTTCGACCTGCTCGGCCTGCCCGAGCTGCGCGCCGCGATCGCCGAGCGCTGCACGCGCGCGGGGGTGCCGACCGAGCCCGACGAGATCATGGTCACCCTCGGCGCCCAGCACGCCCTCGCCCTCGTCGCGCGCACCCTGCTCGCCCGCGGCGACCGCGTGCTCGTCGAATCGCCTACCTACCCGCACGCCATCGAGGCGCTGCGCGGGGCGGGCGGCCGCCTCGTCACGGTACCCGTCACGACCGGCGAGGGCTGGGACGACGAGGCACTCGCCCGCGTCTTCGCCCGCAGCTCGCCCGCCCTCGCCTACCTCATGCCCGACTTCCACAACCCGACGACCCGCGTCATGCCCGACGCCCAGCGCGCCCGGGTCGCGGCGCTCGCCGAGGCGCACGGCACCGTGCTCGTCGTCGACGAGACCATGGCCGACCTCGGCTTCGAGGGTCCGACCGCGACGCCCATGGCGGCGTTCGGGCCCGGCATCGTCACCCTCGGCTCGGTCGGCAAGAGCATCTGGGGCGGCATCCGCCTCGGCTGGATCCGCGCCGACCGCGCCCTCATCACCCGCCTCGCCGTCGCGCGCTCCGCGGGCGACCTGGGCTCCCCGACGCTCGAGCAGCTCGTCCTGCTGCGCCTGCTCGACCGATACGACCGGGTGCTGGATGCCCGGCGTGCGCAGCTCGTCGCCGGCCACGCCCTCATGGCCCGCGAGCTCGCCCGCCGCTTCCCGAGCTGGAGCGTGCCCGAGGTCGGCGGGGGCCTCACCTTCTGGGTGGGCATCGGCGCGCCCGTCGCGAGCCGCCTCGCGCTCGCCGCCCGCGCCGAGGGCGTGCTCATCGGGGCCGGGCCGCGCTTCGGCATCGACGGCGCCTTCGAGCGGTTCGTGCGCATCCCGTTCTGCCGGCCGGAGGAGGAGTCGCTGCGGGCGCTCGATGCGCTGCAGCGGGCGTGGGCGGGGCTCGGCGAGCAGCCCGCGCCGGCGGCCTCGGCGGGGGAGCTGCTCGAGACGGTGGTCTGA
- a CDS encoding efflux RND transporter permease subunit: MHLLSVFSLRNRALIALVTIVVGIFGGLALTSLKQELIPSVSFPQVIVLTQYGGAAPEVVEGDVSTPIETALQAVPDLDSSSATSSTGFSVVSASFEFGTDIARAEQRVQLAVNRLDLPEAADVQVLTGSIDDLPVIQIGVTSDLDQGALADALENQAVPELTELDGVREASVSGAVGDRVTITADRALLAERGLTTADLTDTLDANGVLLPAGTITEGEQSLAVLTGVQITTPEELAALPIVGAEGGDPLTTIGDLAEVAIVSDPVDSLSRVNGEPALTLAVTKTPDGNTVEVSRLVQEALPQLADAIGSNTTFDIVFDQAPFIESSIEALATEGTLGLVFAVIVILVFLLSVRSTIVTAISIPTSVLLTFIGMQVSGYTLNILTLGAITIAIGRVVDDSIVVVENIKRHLALGEEKLQAITVGVKEVASAITASTVTTIAVFLPLALVGDITGELFRPFALTTAIALGASLFVSLTIVPVLSYWFLRPPKAGSHSAMTFEEESANPGRLQRAYLPVIRWTLRKPVATLLLALLVLGGTGALATGLQTNFIGNSGQNTLTVTQSLDNGASLDALDEAATQVEEALDQVDGLETVQVSIGSGGGSLLSLFGGGGDVTFSITTDEDADQEQIQADVRDAVEPLEGVGEISVASADSGFASSSIDVDITAASQADLNEASDRVLEAVRALDITAEATSNLSDTQPYLAVQVDRDRAAELGLSEIAVGGIVSEAMFPASVGEVVIDERTLAIYLPNTDAPTTVDELRAFSIPTAQGPLPLSDLATVEEVDGPANITTIRGVRSATVSVTPSTADVGTASTAVQAAVDEVELPDSATATLGGVTAQQGDAFSQLGLALLAAILIVYVVMVATFKSLRQPLLLLVSIPFAATGAIALQLIAGIPLGVPSLIGVLMLIGIVVTNAIVLIDLVNQFREKGLKVGPALLEGSSRRLRPILMTAAATIFALTPLGLGITGSGGFISQPLAIVVIGGLISSTLLTLVVLPALYYLVEGAKERRQDRRAAEADAEPTPATTTA, from the coding sequence GTGCATCTGCTCTCCGTCTTCAGCCTCCGCAACCGGGCGCTCATCGCGCTCGTCACGATCGTGGTCGGCATCTTCGGCGGTCTCGCCCTGACGAGCCTCAAGCAGGAGCTCATCCCCTCGGTGAGCTTCCCGCAGGTCATCGTGCTGACGCAGTACGGCGGCGCGGCCCCCGAGGTCGTCGAGGGCGACGTCTCGACCCCCATCGAGACGGCGCTGCAGGCCGTGCCCGATCTCGACTCCTCGAGCGCGACCTCGAGCACGGGCTTCTCGGTCGTCTCGGCGAGCTTCGAGTTCGGCACCGACATCGCCCGGGCCGAGCAGCGCGTGCAGCTCGCCGTCAACCGGCTCGACCTGCCCGAGGCGGCCGACGTGCAGGTGCTCACCGGCTCGATCGACGACCTGCCCGTCATCCAGATCGGCGTCACGAGCGACCTCGACCAGGGCGCGCTCGCCGACGCCCTCGAGAACCAGGCCGTGCCCGAGCTCACCGAGCTCGACGGCGTGCGCGAGGCCAGCGTCTCCGGCGCCGTCGGCGACCGCGTGACGATCACGGCCGACCGGGCGCTGCTCGCCGAGCGCGGGCTCACCACGGCCGACCTCACCGACACCCTCGACGCGAACGGGGTGCTGCTGCCCGCCGGCACGATCACCGAGGGCGAGCAGTCGCTCGCCGTGCTCACGGGCGTGCAGATCACGACGCCGGAGGAGCTCGCGGCCCTGCCGATCGTCGGCGCCGAGGGCGGCGACCCGCTCACGACCATCGGCGATCTCGCCGAGGTGGCGATCGTGAGCGACCCCGTCGACAGCCTCTCCCGCGTCAACGGCGAGCCCGCGCTGACCCTCGCCGTGACGAAGACCCCGGACGGCAACACCGTCGAGGTCTCGCGCCTCGTCCAGGAGGCCCTGCCGCAGCTCGCCGACGCGATCGGCTCGAACACGACCTTCGACATCGTCTTCGATCAGGCGCCGTTCATCGAGAGCTCGATCGAGGCGCTCGCCACCGAGGGCACGCTCGGCCTCGTCTTCGCCGTCATCGTCATCCTCGTGTTCCTGCTGTCGGTGCGCTCGACGATCGTCACCGCCATCTCGATCCCCACTTCGGTGCTGCTGACCTTCATCGGCATGCAGGTCTCGGGCTACACGCTCAACATCCTCACCCTCGGCGCCATCACGATCGCGATCGGCCGCGTCGTCGACGACTCGATCGTCGTCGTGGAGAACATCAAGCGGCACCTCGCCCTCGGCGAGGAGAAGCTGCAGGCCATCACGGTCGGCGTGAAGGAGGTCGCCTCGGCGATCACCGCCTCGACCGTCACGACCATCGCGGTGTTCCTGCCGCTCGCGCTCGTCGGCGACATCACGGGCGAGCTGTTCCGGCCCTTCGCCCTGACGACGGCGATCGCGCTCGGCGCCTCGCTCTTCGTCTCGCTCACGATCGTGCCGGTGCTCTCGTACTGGTTCCTGCGCCCGCCGAAGGCCGGCAGCCACTCGGCGATGACGTTCGAGGAGGAGTCGGCGAACCCGGGCCGCCTGCAGCGCGCCTACCTGCCCGTCATCCGCTGGACGCTGCGCAAGCCCGTCGCGACCCTGCTGCTCGCCCTGCTCGTGCTCGGCGGCACCGGCGCGCTCGCCACCGGCCTGCAGACCAACTTCATCGGCAACTCCGGCCAGAACACCCTCACCGTCACCCAGTCGCTCGACAACGGCGCGAGCCTCGACGCGCTCGACGAGGCGGCGACGCAGGTGGAGGAGGCCCTCGACCAGGTCGACGGCCTCGAGACCGTGCAGGTCTCGATCGGCTCGGGCGGCGGCTCGCTGCTGTCGCTCTTCGGCGGCGGCGGCGACGTGACCTTCTCGATCACGACCGACGAGGATGCCGATCAGGAGCAGATCCAGGCCGACGTGCGCGACGCCGTCGAGCCCCTCGAGGGCGTCGGCGAGATCTCGGTGGCGAGCGCCGACTCCGGCTTCGCCTCCTCCTCGATCGACGTCGACATCACCGCGGCGAGCCAGGCCGATCTGAACGAGGCGAGCGACCGCGTGCTCGAGGCCGTGCGCGCGCTCGACATCACCGCCGAGGCGACGAGCAACCTCAGCGACACGCAGCCCTACCTGGCCGTGCAGGTCGACCGCGACCGGGCCGCCGAGCTCGGCCTCAGCGAGATCGCCGTCGGCGGCATCGTCTCCGAGGCCATGTTCCCGGCGAGCGTGGGCGAGGTCGTCATCGACGAGCGCACCCTCGCGATCTACCTGCCGAACACGGATGCCCCCACCACGGTCGACGAGCTGCGCGCGTTCAGCATCCCCACCGCGCAGGGGCCGCTGCCGCTCAGCGACCTCGCGACCGTCGAGGAGGTCGACGGCCCCGCGAACATCACCACCATCCGCGGCGTGCGCAGCGCGACCGTCTCCGTCACGCCCTCGACGGCCGACGTCGGAACCGCCTCCACGGCCGTGCAGGCCGCGGTCGACGAGGTCGAGCTGCCCGACAGCGCGACCGCGACCCTCGGCGGCGTGACCGCGCAGCAGGGCGACGCCTTCAGCCAGCTCGGTCTCGCGCTGCTCGCGGCGATCCTCATCGTCTACGTCGTCATGGTGGCGACGTTCAAGAGCCTGCGCCAGCCGCTGCTGCTGCTCGTCTCCATCCCCTTCGCTGCGACGGGCGCCATCGCGCTGCAGCTCATCGCGGGCATCCCGCTCGGCGTGCCCTCGCTCATCGGCGTGCTCATGCTCATCGGCATCGTCGTGACGAACGCGATCGTGCTCATCGACCTGGTGAACCAGTTCCGCGAGAAGGGGCTCAAGGTCGGCCCCGCGCTGCTCGAGGGCTCGTCGCGACGCCTGCGCCCCATCCTCATGACGGCGGCGGCGACGATCTTCGCGCTCACCCCGCTGGGCCTCGGCATCACCGGCAGCGGCGGGTTCATCTCGCAGCCGCTCGCGATCGTCGTCATCGGCGGGCTCATCTCCTCCACCCTGCTGACGCTCGTCGTGCTGCCGGCGCTGTACTACCTCGTCGAGGGCGCGAAGGAGCGCCGTCAGGACCGCCGGGCCGCCGAGGCGGACGCCGAGCCGACCCCCGCCACGACGACGGCTTAG
- a CDS encoding PadR family transcriptional regulator, which produces MSPAVFGHGHLRLYLLHVLAERSMHGYEIIQALSDRFGGTYTPSAGTIYPRLAKLEEEGLVTKQSDGRKTVYSITDAGRQELADRQDELEGIEDGIGDSVRRLADEVRSSVGAAMKELRAELAAAAREARDEARASGRDARDSARSAADAARDAARDARDAARAAHPPPVSRASSATSPASAPSGPTRR; this is translated from the coding sequence ATGAGCCCGGCGGTCTTCGGGCACGGGCACCTGCGGCTCTACCTGCTGCACGTGCTGGCCGAGCGATCGATGCACGGCTACGAGATCATCCAGGCGCTCAGCGACCGCTTCGGCGGCACCTACACGCCCTCGGCGGGCACCATCTACCCGCGCCTCGCGAAGCTCGAGGAGGAGGGGCTCGTCACGAAGCAGAGCGACGGGCGCAAGACCGTCTACTCGATCACCGACGCCGGCCGGCAGGAGCTCGCCGACCGGCAGGACGAGCTCGAGGGCATCGAGGACGGCATCGGCGACTCGGTGCGCCGGCTCGCCGACGAGGTGCGCAGCTCGGTCGGCGCCGCCATGAAGGAGCTGCGGGCCGAGCTCGCCGCCGCCGCGCGCGAGGCGCGCGACGAGGCGCGGGCGAGCGGGCGGGATGCGCGGGACTCCGCGCGGTCGGCCGCCGACGCGGCGCGCGATGCGGCGCGGGATGCCCGGGACGCGGCGCGAGCAGCGCATCCGCCCCCCGTCAGCCGCGCGTCGAGCGCGACCTCGCCCGCGAGCGCGCCCAGCGGGCCGACGCGGCGCTGA